Proteins encoded within one genomic window of Sebastes fasciatus isolate fSebFas1 chromosome 18, fSebFas1.pri, whole genome shotgun sequence:
- the LOC141756269 gene encoding uncharacterized protein LOC141756269 isoform X1: MDADTEESVTETSKISKDESQKPLMDNKFRGRGFKSRGPGGPGGRWGRGGQMSRGGQMSRGGRMSRGSMRGGRGMMKGFDPPGYGRGRARDGAMNGFAPMRGMRRMRPYPDPRGHRGRGGPMGMRGPMGMGPPPPPPPPMHLRGPYPPMHRHGPRPPPPPGHPGFRGRPPHPRGRGMLPSGPPRHFHSRGPRGGAHSTVYLPGPRNPGPLSHLSPPPSPAA; the protein is encoded by the exons ATGGATGCAGACACAGAAGAAAGTGTGACAGAAACTTCAAAAATTTCCAAGGATGAATCTCAGAAACCCTTAATGGACAACAAATTTAG GGGTCGTGGGTTTAAAAGCCGTGGTCCTGGTGGTCCTGGTGGTCGATGGGGTCGAGGGGGTCAGATGAGTCGAGGGGGTCAGATGAGTCGAGGGGGTCGGATGAGTCGAGGCAGCATGCGTGGTGGGCGGGGCATGATGAAAGGGTTTGATCCACCTGGATACGGGAGGGGTCGAGCGAGAGATGGAGCCATGAACGGATTTGCACCCATGAG AGGAATGAGGAGGATGAGACCTTACCCAGACCCAAGAGGTCATCGAGGTAGGGGGGGACCAATGGGTATGCGTGGACCAATGGGCATgggccctcctcctcccccaccaCCTCCCATGCACCTCAGAGGCCCCTACCCACCCATGCACAG gCACGGACCCCGTCCACCGCCTCCTCCAGGTCATCCTGGTTTCAGAGGGCGTCCACCACACCCTCGAGGCCGTGGCATGCTGCCCTCTGGACCTCCACGCCACTTCCACTCCCGTGGCCCAAGAGG GGGGGCACACAGTACAGTTTACCTCCCGGGCCCCAGGAACCCAGGCCCTCTCTCAcatctctcccctcctccttcacCAGCGGCGTGA
- the LOC141756269 gene encoding uncharacterized protein LOC141756269 isoform X2, giving the protein MDADTEESVTETSKISKDESQKPLMDNKFRGRGFKSRGPGGPGGRWGRGGQMSRGGQMSRGGRMSRGSMRGGRGMMKGFDPPGYGRGRARDGAMNGFAPMRGMRRMRPYPDPRGHRGRGGPMGMRGPMGMGPPPPPPPPMHLRGPYPPMHRHGPRPPPPPGHPGFRGRPPHPRGRGMLPSGPPRHFHSRGPRGYHNGPVSPPPHHPHGRGQRWPGPPGGRRF; this is encoded by the exons ATGGATGCAGACACAGAAGAAAGTGTGACAGAAACTTCAAAAATTTCCAAGGATGAATCTCAGAAACCCTTAATGGACAACAAATTTAG GGGTCGTGGGTTTAAAAGCCGTGGTCCTGGTGGTCCTGGTGGTCGATGGGGTCGAGGGGGTCAGATGAGTCGAGGGGGTCAGATGAGTCGAGGGGGTCGGATGAGTCGAGGCAGCATGCGTGGTGGGCGGGGCATGATGAAAGGGTTTGATCCACCTGGATACGGGAGGGGTCGAGCGAGAGATGGAGCCATGAACGGATTTGCACCCATGAG AGGAATGAGGAGGATGAGACCTTACCCAGACCCAAGAGGTCATCGAGGTAGGGGGGGACCAATGGGTATGCGTGGACCAATGGGCATgggccctcctcctcccccaccaCCTCCCATGCACCTCAGAGGCCCCTACCCACCCATGCACAG gCACGGACCCCGTCCACCGCCTCCTCCAGGTCATCCTGGTTTCAGAGGGCGTCCACCACACCCTCGAGGCCGTGGCATGCTGCCCTCTGGACCTCCACGCCACTTCCACTCCCGTGGCCCAAGAGG CTACCACAATGGACCGGTctctcctccacctcaccaCCCACATGGCAGAGGCCAGAGGTGGCCAGGGCCCCCTGGTGGCCGACGCTTTTAA
- the msgn1 gene encoding mesogenin-1, which yields MDLEVFRAKILSEWRSHGITFGEDPDSLLLATSPESSSMDSMCSSPEMCFSSGKDFSLGFSGRRATPTTTSAQRMSKPKMSTKRRVKASEREKMRMRSLAEALHQLRDYLPPDYSQSGQPMTKIQTLKYTIEYINKLSDLLSCA from the coding sequence ATGGACCTGGAGGTTTTCAGAGCTAAAATCCTATCTGAGTGGAGGAGCCATGGGATCACTTTTGGAGAAGATCCAGACTCTCTTCTTCTCGCCACCTCTCCGGAGTCCTCCTCCATGGACTCCATGTGCTCCTCACCAGAGATGTGCTTCTCTAGTGGGAAGGACTTCTCTTTGGGCTTCTCTGGACGCAGGGCgactccaacaacaacatcagcgcAGAGGATGAGCAAGCCCAAGATGTCCACCAAGAGACGCGTGAAGGCCAGCGAGAGGGAGAAGATGCGGATGAGGAGCCTGGCAGAGGCTCTGCACCAGCTCCGGGACTACCTGCCTCCAGACTACAGCCAGAGTGGACAACCCATGACCAAGATACAAACACTCAAATACACTATTGAGTACATCAACAAGCTTTCAGACCTCCTGAGCTGCGCATAA